The Dickeya poaceiphila DNA window ACCGCAATATCCGCAACCTTGAAAGAGATGAACGCAGCAACACCAGACCATACGATAGCAACAATCACGCTAAACAGCTGAACCCATACCTGATGAGCCATGGTCACACCCTGAGCATAACCAGTACCACCCAGTGATGAAGCAGTAAACACGCCAGTCAGCAAGCATCCGACGATACCACACACGCCATGCACACCGAACACATCACAAGGATCGTCAACACGCAGCCATTTCTTCAGCACGGTCACGCCCCACAGGCCAGCAAAGCCACCAGCAAAGCCGATCACCATTGCGCCACCGATACCCACAGTACCCGCTGCTGGTGTAATGGCAACCAAGCCCGCGATACAACCGGAACAGGCACCCAACAGAGAGGGTTTGCCACGAGTAACCCACTCACCCAGCACCCATGCCAGGATTGCAGCGGCAGTAGCCACCACAGTGGTCAGGAACGCCAGACCAGCAATATTGTTAGCGGCGGCAGCAGAACCCGCGTTAAAACCGAACCAGCCGATATACAGGATCGCGGTACCTAAAAACACTGTCGGCAGATTGTGTGGTTTGAACGCCTCTTTACCGAAACCGACACGTTTGCCCAACAGTAATGCGCCAACCAGACCAGCCACTGCAGCATTGATATGCACCACCGTACCACCGGCGAAGTCCAGCGCACCATCTGCCGCCAGATAACCTCCACCCCATACCATATGAGTCATCGGCAAATAAGACAACGTGAACCACAGTGCAGAGAAGATCAACACAGCAGAGAAACGCACGCGTTCACCCAAAGCACCAAGCACCAAGCCTACTGTGATACAAGCAAAGGACGCCTGATACGCCACATGAATAAACTGGTAAAAAGTACCGCTGACTGAGTTGATATCAATGCCATTCAGCATGAAGTTAGTCAGACCACCAAAGAACGGGCTGCCGGTGCTAAATGCCACACTGTAGCCATAAATCACCCACAAGATACAGACCAGGGCAAAAGCTACTG harbors:
- the amtB gene encoding ammonium transporter AmtB; the protein is MKKFSLSLGLGAAAMLPAWAMADTPAPVVDKADNAFMMICTALVLFMTLPGLALFYGGLIRSKNVLSMLTQITVAFALVCILWVIYGYSVAFSTGSPFFGGLTNFMLNGIDINSVSGTFYQFIHVAYQASFACITVGLVLGALGERVRFSAVLIFSALWFTLSYLPMTHMVWGGGYLAADGALDFAGGTVVHINAAVAGLVGALLLGKRVGFGKEAFKPHNLPTVFLGTAILYIGWFGFNAGSAAAANNIAGLAFLTTVVATAAAILAWVLGEWVTRGKPSLLGACSGCIAGLVAITPAAGTVGIGGAMVIGFAGGFAGLWGVTVLKKWLRVDDPCDVFGVHGVCGIVGCLLTGVFTASSLGGTGYAQGVTMAHQVWVQLFSVIVAIVWSGVAAFISFKVADIAVGLRVPEEQEREGLDVNSHGENAYNQ